A section of the Constrictibacter sp. MBR-5 genome encodes:
- a CDS encoding PqqD family peptide modification chaperone encodes MTGTDAEGSLDADTRIVRNDRFVFGVIDGEAVIIDTDGGKYLNVNRTGTRILDLIAEPVRFGDLCGALTTRYAIDREACERDVRSFLLDLSGRGIVALDPQIEA; translated from the coding sequence ATGACGGGGACAGACGCGGAGGGTTCGTTGGACGCGGACACGCGCATCGTTCGGAACGACAGGTTCGTCTTCGGCGTGATCGACGGCGAGGCCGTGATCATCGATACCGACGGCGGGAAGTATCTGAACGTCAACCGAACCGGCACGCGCATCCTCGACCTGATCGCCGAACCCGTGCGGTTCGGGGATCTCTGCGGCGCGCTCACGACCCGGTATGCGATCGACCGGGAAGCCTGCGAGCGTGACGTGCGCAGCTTCCTGCTCGATCTTTCGGGACGCGGCATCGTCGCCCTCGACCCACAGATCGAAGCATGA
- a CDS encoding ABC transporter ATP-binding protein gives MTPPILAEGLTHRFGEGPHARRVLDGLDLTVAAGTFVLVTGPSGSGKTTLLTILGGLRTPTAGRVEILGVPVGTARRAEIARLRRRIGFVFQRHNLLRPLTVVENVEAGLHAADADGNGRGGNGGIRARALAMLEAVGLAAHAHAMPDRLSGGEQQRVAVARALVRRPALVIADEPTASLDHAAGRLVVDRMKSLSAQVGCSVVMTTHDDRLYAFADRRIHLEDGRIVPLATHAGAQT, from the coding sequence ATGACGCCGCCCATCCTGGCCGAGGGCCTGACCCATCGGTTCGGCGAGGGCCCCCACGCCCGCCGGGTGCTCGACGGTCTCGACCTGACCGTCGCGGCCGGAACGTTCGTGCTGGTCACCGGACCGTCCGGCTCGGGCAAGACCACGCTGTTGACCATCCTCGGCGGCCTGCGCACGCCGACCGCCGGCCGCGTCGAAATCCTGGGCGTCCCGGTCGGCACGGCGCGGCGTGCGGAGATCGCCCGGCTGCGGCGGCGCATCGGCTTCGTGTTTCAGCGCCACAACCTGCTGCGGCCGCTGACGGTGGTCGAGAATGTCGAGGCCGGCCTGCACGCGGCCGACGCCGACGGAAACGGCAGAGGCGGAAACGGCGGCATCCGCGCGCGGGCGCTCGCGATGCTGGAGGCGGTCGGCCTCGCGGCACACGCCCACGCCATGCCCGACCGCCTGTCCGGCGGCGAGCAGCAGCGCGTCGCCGTTGCGCGCGCGTTGGTCCGCCGTCCCGCCCTCGTCATCGCCGACGAACCCACAGCCTCCCTCGACCACGCCGCCGGACGGCTGGTCGTGGACCGGATGAAGAGCCTGTCCGCGCAGGTCGGCTGCAGCGTGGTGATGACCACCCACGACGACCGTCTCTACGCGTTCGCCGACCGCCGCATCCATCTGGAAGACGGCCGGATCGTGCCGCTCGCCACCCACGCAGGAGCCCAGACGTGA
- the aspS gene encoding aspartate--tRNA ligase has protein sequence MHAYRSHTCGALRPADVGQTVRVSGWIHRKRDHGHLLFVDLRDHYGLTQCVVDSSKVEAFRPLDEARNESVVTITGTCTARSPETVNAKLPTGGIEIQVEHVSVISLADPLPLQVNSDEDYGEEVRLRYRFLDLRREKMQRNIALRSDVITSIRRRMTDQGFREFQTPILTATSPEGARDFLVPSRLHPGKFYALPQAPQQFKQLLMVAGFDRYFQIAPCFRDEDARADRSPGEFYQLDLEMSFVTQEDVFAAVEPVLHGVFEEFGRGRTVTPCPFPRIPFDESMLKYGNDKPDLRNPIVIADVSDVFRGSGFSVFANAVEKGSVVRAIPAPGAGARPRSFFDKLNDWARGEGAPGLGYVILAENEARGPIAKFLDEDRLAALRTATGAGAGDAVFFACDKAPAAAKLAGLARDRIGRELDLLEKDTFRFCWITDFPMYELDDKTGKIEFSHNPFSMPQGGLEALNTKDPLTIKAFQYDIVCNGVELSSGAIRNHLPEVMYKAFEIAGYGAQEVEERFGGMLAAFKLGAPPHGGSAPGIDRIVMLLADEPNIREVITFPMTQRAEDLMMGAPATVDEARMRELHIRQALPPKKD, from the coding sequence ATGCACGCCTATCGCTCGCACACCTGCGGAGCCCTTCGTCCGGCCGATGTCGGCCAGACCGTGCGGGTCTCCGGCTGGATTCACCGCAAGCGCGACCACGGGCACCTGCTGTTCGTCGACCTGCGCGATCATTACGGCCTGACCCAGTGCGTCGTCGACAGTTCCAAGGTCGAGGCGTTCCGGCCGCTCGACGAGGCGCGGAACGAGAGCGTCGTCACGATCACCGGCACGTGCACCGCGCGTTCGCCGGAGACGGTGAACGCGAAGCTGCCGACCGGCGGCATCGAGATCCAGGTCGAGCACGTCTCGGTCATCTCGCTGGCCGATCCGCTGCCGCTGCAGGTGAATTCGGACGAGGACTATGGCGAGGAGGTGCGGCTGCGCTACCGCTTCCTCGACCTGCGCCGCGAGAAGATGCAGCGCAACATCGCGCTGCGTAGCGACGTGATCACGAGCATCCGCCGGCGGATGACGGACCAGGGCTTCCGCGAGTTCCAGACGCCGATCCTGACCGCGACCAGCCCGGAGGGTGCGCGCGACTTCCTGGTGCCGTCGCGCCTGCACCCCGGCAAGTTCTACGCGCTGCCCCAGGCGCCGCAGCAGTTCAAGCAGCTGCTGATGGTCGCCGGCTTCGACCGCTATTTCCAGATCGCGCCCTGCTTCCGCGACGAGGACGCCCGCGCCGATCGCTCGCCGGGCGAGTTCTACCAGCTCGACCTGGAGATGTCGTTCGTCACCCAGGAGGATGTGTTCGCCGCCGTCGAACCCGTGCTGCACGGCGTGTTCGAGGAGTTCGGGCGGGGCCGCACGGTCACCCCGTGCCCGTTCCCGCGCATCCCGTTCGACGAATCGATGCTGAAATACGGCAACGACAAGCCGGACCTGCGCAACCCGATCGTCATCGCCGACGTCAGCGACGTGTTCCGCGGCTCCGGCTTCTCGGTCTTCGCCAACGCGGTGGAGAAGGGCTCGGTCGTGCGCGCCATTCCCGCACCCGGCGCCGGCGCGCGGCCGCGCAGCTTCTTCGACAAGCTGAACGACTGGGCGCGCGGCGAGGGGGCGCCCGGCCTCGGCTACGTCATCCTGGCCGAGAACGAGGCACGCGGCCCGATCGCGAAGTTCCTGGACGAAGACCGCCTGGCGGCGCTGCGCACCGCCACGGGCGCGGGGGCGGGCGACGCCGTCTTCTTCGCCTGCGACAAGGCGCCGGCGGCGGCGAAGCTGGCCGGACTGGCGCGCGACCGCATCGGCCGTGAGCTCGACCTGCTGGAGAAGGACACGTTCCGCTTCTGCTGGATCACCGACTTCCCGATGTACGAGCTGGACGACAAGACGGGGAAGATCGAGTTCAGCCACAATCCGTTCTCGATGCCGCAGGGCGGGCTGGAGGCGCTGAATACCAAGGATCCGCTCACGATCAAGGCCTTCCAGTACGACATCGTCTGCAACGGCGTGGAACTCTCGTCGGGCGCCATCCGGAACCACCTGCCGGAGGTCATGTACAAGGCCTTCGAGATCGCCGGTTACGGCGCGCAGGAGGTCGAGGAGCGGTTCGGCGGCATGCTGGCGGCGTTCAAGCTGGGCGCGCCGCCGCACGGCGGCTCGGCGCCGGGCATCGACCGCATCGTCATGCTGCTGGCCGACGAGCCGAACATCCGCGAGGTCATCACCTTCCCGATGACCCAGAGGGCCGAGGACCTGATGATGGGCGCCCCGGCCACGGTGGACGAGGCGCGGATGCGCGAGCTGCACATCCGGCAGGCGCTGCCGCCGAAGAAGGACTGA